The Pirellulales bacterium genome contains a region encoding:
- the wecB gene encoding UDP-N-acetylglucosamine 2-epimerase (non-hydrolyzing) has product MTAGLACIAGARPNFMKIAPLVKAFTAANLDPYVIHTGQHYDEKMSESFFRDLGIPQPRVNLEVGSGSHVFQIAEVMKRLEAEFAKQPPRAVVVVGDVNSTVAGAITGVKLGIPVAHVEAGLRSGDRSMPEETNRILTDAIADWLFTSEPAANDNLRREGVPEEKIHFVGNVMIDTLLENLRRARQVKAYEQFDVPSRGYAVLTLHRPSNVDQPERLQSILRAITQLHRQVPVLFVMHPRTQAKIREFGFADQPELNGYRWIDPQPYHSMLSLTENARLVLTDSGGLQEETTMLGVPCLTIRDNTERPITIDVGSNRLVSHETGVLATAIRDCLDISDKPWQVPELWDGQAAVRIAEILRRDLN; this is encoded by the coding sequence ATGACTGCTGGACTTGCTTGTATTGCCGGTGCGCGCCCCAATTTTATGAAGATCGCCCCCCTGGTAAAGGCGTTTACGGCGGCAAATCTCGATCCCTATGTGATCCACACCGGCCAGCATTACGACGAAAAAATGAGCGAATCGTTTTTTCGCGATTTGGGCATTCCGCAACCGCGCGTCAATCTCGAGGTCGGTTCCGGCTCGCACGTCTTTCAAATTGCCGAGGTCATGAAACGTCTGGAGGCCGAATTTGCCAAACAGCCCCCTCGGGCGGTCGTTGTGGTGGGGGATGTGAATTCCACGGTGGCAGGAGCGATAACCGGGGTGAAGCTGGGGATCCCCGTCGCGCATGTGGAAGCAGGCCTGCGCAGCGGGGACCGATCAATGCCAGAGGAGACCAACCGCATTTTAACGGATGCCATTGCCGATTGGTTGTTTACCTCGGAACCGGCGGCCAATGACAACCTGCGGCGGGAAGGGGTGCCGGAGGAAAAAATCCACTTTGTGGGAAATGTCATGATCGACACGCTGCTGGAAAATCTGCGGCGCGCCCGGCAGGTCAAGGCATACGAACAGTTTGATGTGCCGTCGCGGGGATATGCGGTCTTGACCCTGCATCGCCCGTCCAATGTTGACCAACCGGAGCGGCTGCAATCGATTTTGCGGGCCATTACCCAACTGCACCGCCAGGTGCCGGTGCTGTTTGTGATGCATCCCCGGACGCAGGCCAAAATTCGCGAGTTTGGCTTTGCTGACCAACCGGAACTCAACGGCTACCGTTGGATCGATCCGCAGCCCTATCATTCCATGCTTAGTTTGACAGAAAATGCCCGCCTGGTTCTGACCGACTCCGGCGGTCTGCAAGAGGAAACCACCATGCTGGGCGTTCCCTGCCTGACCATTCGCGACAATACCGAGCGACCGATTACGATCGATGTGGGGAGCAACCGGCTGGTGTCGCATGAAACGGGCGTCCTAGCGACGGCTATTCGCGACTGTCTGGATATCAGCGACAAACCTTGGCAAGTGCCGGAATTGTGGGATGGACAGGCGGCGGTCCGCATCGCCGAGATTCTGCGGCGGGATTTGAACTAA
- a CDS encoding UDP-glucose/GDP-mannose dehydrogenase family protein — protein sequence MKIAIIGTGYVGLVTGTCFAESGNQVFCVDIDERKIARLNAGEVPIYEPGLAEMVERNLRAGRLHFTTQAAAAIPQAKLVFLAVGTPAASDGSADLQYMLQALEGLAPHLQPHAIVVIKSTVPVGTNAQVHKRLMELTGRECEVANNPEFLREGAAIEDFLNPDRVVVGVRSPPVGEILRLLYEPFLQSGNPFLVMTPESAEMAKYVANAMLSTKISFINEVANLCEKLEADIDEVRRGIGHDRRIGFEFLMPGVGYGGSCFPKDVRALSALARACGIQPTLLDAVNQVNLRQKETLFRKIEQFFGRELRGKIIAVWGLAFKPRTDDIREASSLVLIDQLLGAGCVVRVHDPVATANVRKIYGDKLHYAVDPLAAAAGADALAIVTEWGDYRNPDWDELKRALARPLVFDGRNVLNPEAARQYGFTYYGIGKAPVLGEARGLG from the coding sequence ATGAAGATCGCAATTATTGGCACCGGATACGTTGGCCTGGTCACGGGAACCTGCTTTGCCGAAAGCGGCAATCAGGTCTTTTGCGTCGATATTGACGAACGCAAGATCGCGCGGCTGAACGCTGGCGAAGTCCCCATTTATGAGCCAGGCCTAGCCGAAATGGTCGAGCGGAACCTGCGCGCGGGGCGGCTGCACTTTACCACCCAGGCCGCAGCGGCCATTCCGCAGGCCAAGCTGGTTTTTCTGGCCGTGGGGACCCCCGCCGCCAGTGACGGCTCGGCGGATTTGCAATACATGCTGCAGGCGCTGGAGGGGCTGGCCCCGCACCTGCAACCGCACGCGATTGTCGTTATTAAAAGCACTGTCCCCGTTGGAACGAACGCCCAGGTGCACAAGCGGCTCATGGAGCTAACCGGCCGCGAGTGCGAAGTGGCCAATAACCCCGAATTTTTGCGGGAAGGGGCCGCAATCGAGGATTTTCTCAACCCCGACCGCGTCGTGGTGGGTGTGCGCAGTCCGCCGGTGGGCGAGATTCTGCGCCTGCTGTATGAGCCCTTCCTGCAAAGCGGCAACCCATTTTTAGTAATGACCCCCGAAAGCGCTGAAATGGCCAAATACGTGGCCAACGCCATGCTTTCGACCAAAATCAGCTTTATCAACGAAGTCGCCAACCTGTGTGAAAAGCTGGAGGCCGACATCGACGAGGTCCGCCGCGGCATCGGCCATGACCGCCGAATTGGGTTTGAGTTTCTCATGCCGGGAGTCGGCTACGGCGGAAGCTGCTTTCCCAAGGATGTGCGGGCGCTTTCGGCACTGGCCCGCGCGTGCGGCATCCAACCCACGCTCTTGGACGCGGTAAACCAAGTCAATCTGCGGCAAAAAGAGACCCTCTTTCGCAAGATCGAGCAATTCTTTGGGCGGGAACTGCGGGGGAAAATCATAGCCGTGTGGGGGTTGGCGTTTAAGCCCCGGACGGATGACATCCGCGAGGCCTCGTCGCTGGTGCTGATCGACCAACTGCTGGGGGCGGGTTGCGTGGTGAGGGTGCATGACCCGGTGGCCACGGCCAACGTGCGAAAAATTTACGGAGATAAGCTGCACTATGCCGTCGATCCGCTGGCGGCCGCGGCCGGTGCCGACGCCCTGGCCATCGTGACCGAATGGGGGGACTACCGCAATCCCGACTGGGACGAGCTTAAACGCGCCCTGGCCCGACCACTGGTTTTTGATGGGCGGAATGTCCTCAACCCCGAAGCAGCCCGCCAATACGGGTTTACATATTACGGTATTGGCAAAGCGCCCGTCCTGGGCGAAGCACGGGGACTGGGCTAG
- a CDS encoding Gfo/Idh/MocA family oxidoreductase translates to MSQATAHPSAKPLNLGLIGYGFMGRAHTNGYKRVNDFFDLPYRPVLKAACARNAEKIQAFADQWGYESIETDWRKLIERKDIDAIDICVPNNLHKEIAIAAARAGKMILCEKPLAMNTVEGEEMCAAVEQAGVPNTVWYNYRRVPAVTMAKQLVDEGRLGRIFHYRANFLQDWTINADLPQGGNALWRLDVAAAGSGVTGDLLAHCIDTAIWINGRINTVSAMTETFVKERLHNLTGKKEPVGIDDACAFLCRFDNGSLGLFESTRYARGHKALYTFEINGEKASIKWDLHDLHRLQYFEYGDEGKMRGWKSIHVTDGDQPYMGRWWVPGLQIGYEHSFVHQVADFLQALGDGKPCPPTFRDALETQKICDAVLASAKTGQWNEVI, encoded by the coding sequence ATGTCCCAAGCTACAGCACACCCATCGGCCAAACCACTCAATCTGGGCCTGATCGGCTACGGTTTTATGGGCCGGGCCCACACCAACGGTTACAAGCGGGTCAATGATTTTTTTGACCTGCCGTATCGGCCGGTGCTCAAGGCGGCTTGCGCCCGCAACGCCGAAAAGATCCAGGCGTTTGCCGACCAATGGGGGTATGAATCGATTGAGACCGACTGGCGCAAGCTGATCGAGCGCAAGGACATCGACGCGATTGATATTTGCGTGCCGAATAACCTGCACAAGGAGATCGCCATTGCCGCGGCCCGCGCGGGCAAGATGATTCTGTGCGAAAAGCCGCTGGCCATGAACACCGTCGAAGGGGAAGAGATGTGCGCGGCGGTGGAACAGGCCGGGGTTCCCAACACGGTTTGGTACAACTATCGCCGCGTTCCCGCGGTGACCATGGCCAAGCAACTGGTCGATGAGGGACGGCTGGGGCGGATTTTTCATTACCGGGCCAACTTTTTGCAGGACTGGACCATCAACGCCGACCTGCCCCAGGGGGGAAACGCCCTCTGGCGGTTGGATGTCGCCGCCGCCGGCTCCGGCGTGACCGGGGACTTGCTCGCGCATTGCATCGACACCGCCATTTGGATCAATGGTCGGATCAACACCGTGTCGGCCATGACCGAGACCTTTGTCAAGGAACGCCTGCACAACCTCACGGGCAAAAAAGAACCGGTCGGCATCGACGACGCCTGCGCTTTTCTGTGCCGCTTTGACAATGGTTCGCTGGGCCTGTTTGAATCGACCCGCTACGCCCGCGGGCATAAGGCGTTGTATACGTTTGAGATTAACGGCGAAAAGGCCTCGATCAAATGGGACCTGCACGACCTGCACCGCCTGCAATATTTTGAATATGGCGACGAGGGAAAGATGCGCGGCTGGAAATCCATCCATGTCACCGATGGCGACCAGCCGTACATGGGCCGGTGGTGGGTGCCGGGGCTGCAAATTGGCTACGAACACAGCTTTGTGCACCAGGTGGCGGACTTTTTGCAGGCCCTGGGGGATGGCAAGCCCTGCCCGCCGACCTTCCGCGACGCGCTCGAAACGCAAAAAATTTGTGACGCGGTCCTGGCCAGCGCAAAAACGGGACAATGGAATGAAGTTATCTAA
- a CDS encoding antitermination protein NusG, protein MPFIRTETHLYPPDLLANSHDAPTVPTAPETTANPAARAWWAIYTKARQEKSLARDLLTWQIPFYLPLVTRTHVIGGKRRKSQVPLFGGYLFLWGTPEERGRALTTNRISQTLAVPDQRQLQFDLSQVERLITANAPLTVESRLQPGQRVRVKSGALLGVEGTVAERRTQSRLIVEVRFLQQGVSLEVEDYYLEPI, encoded by the coding sequence ATGCCGTTTATTCGCACCGAAACGCACCTCTACCCGCCGGATTTGTTGGCCAACAGTCACGACGCGCCGACGGTCCCTACCGCGCCGGAAACAACCGCTAACCCCGCGGCGCGGGCGTGGTGGGCCATTTATACCAAAGCCCGCCAAGAAAAATCGCTCGCTCGCGACTTGCTCACCTGGCAGATCCCCTTTTATCTGCCGCTGGTGACGCGCACCCATGTCATCGGGGGAAAGCGGCGCAAGTCGCAAGTTCCGTTATTTGGGGGTTATTTGTTTTTATGGGGAACCCCCGAGGAACGGGGGCGGGCTTTGACCACCAACCGTATTTCCCAAACCTTGGCGGTGCCCGACCAAAGGCAACTGCAATTTGACCTCAGCCAGGTCGAACGGCTGATCACGGCAAATGCTCCCTTGACCGTGGAAAGCCGCCTGCAGCCCGGACAAAGGGTACGCGTCAAAAGTGGCGCGCTCCTGGGCGTGGAAGGGACCGTGGCCGAGCGGCGGACGCAATCCCGCCTCATCGTGGAAGTCCGCTTTTTACAGCAAGGCGTGTCGCTGGAAGTGGAAGATTACTACCTGGAGCCGATTTGA
- the ispF gene encoding 2-C-methyl-D-erythritol 2,4-cyclodiphosphate synthase produces MNYRIGLGHDTHRLTDGGSLLIGGVSIPWTRSAVGHSDADVLLHAITDALLGAAALGDIGELFPDTDPANRGRNSAEMLQVADARIRAAGWRIINLDCIVFAQRPKLSPYKGAIAARVAQILQIDAGQVGIKAKTGEGVDAVGREEAIMAQCVALVCRAE; encoded by the coding sequence ATGAATTACCGTATTGGCCTGGGCCATGACACGCATCGACTGACGGATGGTGGGTCACTCTTGATTGGCGGGGTTTCCATCCCCTGGACACGCAGCGCGGTGGGACACAGCGATGCCGATGTGCTCCTTCACGCGATCACCGACGCGCTGTTAGGGGCGGCGGCCCTGGGGGATATCGGGGAACTTTTTCCCGATACCGACCCCGCCAACCGGGGGCGGAATTCGGCGGAAATGTTGCAAGTGGCCGACGCGCGGATCCGCGCGGCGGGTTGGCGGATTATAAATCTAGACTGTATTGTCTTTGCGCAGCGGCCAAAATTATCGCCGTATAAAGGGGCCATCGCCGCGCGCGTGGCCCAGATCTTGCAAATTGACGCCGGTCAAGTCGGCATCAAGGCCAAAACCGGCGAAGGGGTCGATGCCGTGGGACGGGAAGAAGCGATCATGGCCCAATGCGTGGCGCTGGTGTGCCGCGCGGAGTAA